Part of the Melopsittacus undulatus isolate bMelUnd1 chromosome 14, bMelUnd1.mat.Z, whole genome shotgun sequence genome is shown below.
CCAAATCCCCCTTTACATCCCCCCTTGCCCCAGCAGCCTGACCCACTGCATGTCCACATGCTGCACTGGACCACgctgagcatccctgagcaGAACCTCCCTGGGATCCCTGCTTCCTGGAGCAAACAGCTCCCTCCACATCCGCCTCGGGAGGTTACAAAGCTCAATGGGCCGAAGCTGGGGCAGGCGAGCAGGAGCCCTCTCCGTATCACACTGCCCCTGGCATGAGCACATGGCTCAGTGCTTCCCACAAGCAGGCGGTTTTGTGACAGGGATTAATTGAAGGTCAGCGAGAGCCCCGAGCACTGTACATACATCTACATACAGAAAAGAGGGACTGGTTTAGACAAATCACTCCTCCTTTCAGTCAAAAGGGCCCCCCGAGGGGTTCTGAATGAGAGATGGAGCAGCACATTAAACCCCCTGCTCAGGACACCCAATGAGAGTTGGAGCAGCACATTAAATCCCCTGCTCAGGACACCCAACGGGCTGGAAACGCTCCGTCAAGCTGGAATTGTGAAGCACTTGGGCCACCCAGTGACAGGCTGCAAGGTGGGGAATGGTGCAATGAGCACCAAACCCAATGCACCAAACCCTggcaaggcagagctgggggcACATGGCATACCCTGTGTGCCCCCATTATCTCTTATGCCAGCCCCATCACCATGCTCTGCCTGTGCTAAACCCCCCACCCTTTAATCTCCCATCTCCAGCTCTCCAAATCTTCCCATCTGCAGTGATTGGAAGACCCCAACTTGGCTTTGACCTCCCTCTGAGCAACAGGCTAAGGACGTATCAACACCAGAGGCTTCCCATCACCATTGCTTGGCTTCCAACACAGCCCACGAGCCCTTTAGCAGGTGAGAAGGGCTCCTGCCTCCTACCTGGGGGGCTTCTGTGGGTGGCAGCGTGGCAGGACTGGAAGGCAAGGCAGTGCTTTTGTCTGTGGGCTCTGCAGTCCTGGAGGTGGTTGGTTTTGGCAGTGACCTGGGTTTGGCCGTGCTGGTGGGGACAAGCCGCTTTGTGGCCACCTCCGTTGCGGTGCTGGTTGCAAGGCTGGATGTGGTGGGGGTCTCCAGGGTGGTGGCCCGGGTGGTGGCTGCCTTGGTGACAAAGGGGAGCAGGAACCTCCTGAtggtggtgggcttggcagtggCCAcggtggtggtgctggtggtggtggtggtggccgcagtggtggtggtggtcgTGCTggcggtggtggtggtggtggtgacgGTGGTAGGGGGGATGCTGGCAGTGGTACTGGTGGTGCTCGCTTTCCAGCTGGGGATCACTGGTGTCTCTGTCATCCTGGGGATGTACTGGACGCTGGTGGTCTGCTCGGGGGTGGTGTCctcagcagggaagggctcaaAGGGGGTAGCCACGGGCTGCACCATGGTGATGGGCAGCACAGCCGCCGTGGGGGGAAGAGAGATGGATGTGTCCGTGGGGAGGCTCACGGCCGTCTCCAGCCCCGACTCCCTCTCGAAATCTGAAACAGGGGGAGAAGAATGAAGGGTGAAACATTTCCAAGGGCTGGAATGTACCTGGAATGTACCTGGAATGTACCTGGAATGTACCTGGCCTCACCCCCCCGCAATGAGAGCAAGGACTGGTTCCAGGCTCAGctgagctttaagttcccttccaacccaaaccaggctgggattcagtgattctatggAATTCCCATGTGTTGGCCAAATCCTCTCTCTGAGATCAATGAAACCTCTATAACACGGCATGTGCCGTTGTGCCGGAGAAGGACTAATCCTGCTCCATAGCACCAGAGACTGAAATGGGAAATGGAGTTACCTGAGCCCAGCTTTGGGACAGTTCCCTTTGCTTTTGCCTAGGAAAGGGCAGCTCCAGAGGTGGATATGGGCAATCCCTCCCTACATCCCATGGCAAGCCCCTCTCCAGTCCCACCAGGAACCCTTCCCCATAGATACTTACACCCTGAGCCCGAGCCCGAGTAGACATCGTCCAGTTCATCATCCCCAAAGGGGTCATCGTCCCCAGAGCCCTCCAGGTCCACGGGCCTCTCATAGTTCTCATTGCGCCAGCGCTGAGCCTGCAGTGGAATGAGGACACACGTGAGCAGATCCAGCCCCACCAGACAGACCTCAAGGGGTAATGCATGGATTCAAGAGGCCAGGGAAGAGCCAGGTCATGGGCTCAGAGGCAGCCGAACCACCCAAACCGTGTGGGTTTGCCCCCAAACCAATTCACTGCTGCCAATCCTGCAGACAAGCTGACCTGTGGGGAGCTCTCATTGATGCCAATGATACTTCCCATGGAAACAAGCCCTCTGGAAAAGGGGGGAGAAAGTCCAACAACTGTTGGGAACTAATGGGGAAATAATCAGTTTCTCCAGCTCATTCCTGTTGGGTTTGGGTGATTTCTGTGTGATTCCTGGCACAGATGTGACGGTAACACAGGCTTCCCAGCTGCCTGTGGGGAAGTCTCCATATGAAACAATATCAGGCTTCACATATTCCACTGCTTTGCAGTGCTAAAACTTGAAGAGCCCTTGCTAGTAGGGCTCTTAAACATCTTGTTTTGCAGATCAAAGTGTCTCCTGGTTGCGTTGCAAGGAAACAGTTTGACACTTCATTACAAGCCAAACAAGGAGCCTTTGATCTGCAAGATAGCATCAGATGTTCCAAGATGTAACAAGGCAAGTGAGTACTTAAATTGGAAATGAAGGGGTTGAAAGGTCCCCATCACCTCTTGGAGTGTTTTACCTCTTGGCAGAgggttggggtttctttgttttcatgccAGATTGGAACAAAAACCAATCTTGAGGAGTCAGAAGGTCCTTGACATAGAAAATTGGTCTTAACTCGCATCGTGTCCCCACATCTCTCCTCCTGGACCCCAGCAGCTCACAAGGGAGAGAAACCCCTTGGCTGGAGCAAGATGCTCTGGGGCTAGAAGACACTTCCCAGGGGCTGTGAGGCGATTACAGCCCTGGTGCCCAAGCCAAGGAGAGTCTCTGGGTGCTGCAGATGTACCCCTGTTATCCcaagcctctctccaggtttcctgcagcccctttaggcactggagctgctctcaggtctccccttcaggagccttctcttccccaggctgggaAGGCTCCAGGCTCCAACCTGCAGCACACAGATCCCAAACAGAACACAGATGTTTGGAGCTGGGAGCCTTTCCTCTGCATCAACCCCAAACCTGCCCTATGtgacccccatcacccccaggcTGAGGGAGCAGGATCcatgccccagccccacagggatCCATCCTCTTCCCAGCAATAGAACACCTCACAGGGCCAAAACTGGCTCTATGGAGACAGCATCCTGGATGTGagagcctgcagcagagcataGAGATCCTCAGCCAGGTTTTGTCCTAAGTGGATTCCAGAGGATCGGCATCAATCACTGCTGTTTATACatagaacactgccagggatggggcagccacagctctgggcaccctgtgccactgcctcaACACATGTTCATGCAGCTGTGGTGTTCCTGCTGCTCAGGAGAGGTGGAATGGGACCTAATGTGGGATGGCAGAGagtttcccttctcttccttgcctGCAAGGCTCTGGAGGCTGctcctgagctgctcctgcatgCGGGGGGAGCTGGTGATACAAAACCATGACAACCCCTTACTCCAGCATCCTCCATCCTAAAGAACCACACAGCAGGACCAGGCATGGGGCACGTCCTGACTGCAGCAAGCACAGCCCCGGCTCATCCAGCCTCACAATGATTTACTGATGGAGCCTTGTGAGACATCTCCAGACGTTCCCAGTGCAGGATGGGGATGTCTGGGAGACGGCTGCTCCCAAAACAAGCCCCATGTGGTGCTGACGTACCCCTCCTCCCAGCCATGCTGCCCCAGCTGCAGTCCCCATGTTATCAGGTCAGGCTCCTGCAGTAAATCTTGGGAACAGTCGGTGTTTATTTGGATTTAGTGCTGCTTAGATCCCTAATGCTCCGcatgcccccagccccacacagcccccCTGCACCATGGGATGAAGGGGAGAGGAGCAGTGCTTTTGCCAGCCCAGGAAATCACAAATCACACAGGACGGCAGCTCCCATCCCTCACAGCCCCCATCGCATCAAAGGCGCAGCTGGCTGGATGTGTCCCAAAAGAGAAACCCCATCCAGACTTTATCCCAGATCCTGCAGGCTCCAGGTTGGAGGGAGCCTGCCGGCAGGATCCCTGGGTGTGCTGGATCCATCCCCTGCTGTTCCTGCTCCCTGGGATGGGGTCACACAATCAAcagggttggaaaagcccttcaaggtcacccagtccaaccgttcccagcactgccaaggccacccctaacccatggcactgaggcctcatctccaccaTGTGTgcacacttgcagggccggtgcctgcagccctgccctgggcagcctgttccaatgcctgagcaccctctggggcaggaattgttcctcagctccatctaaacctgccctggtgcagcttgaggccgtttcctcttgtcccatcccttgttccctTGGGAGACTGTGTCACAGACTGTCCTGACCCCTCTacatggtgctgctgcttggaaCAAGGTTTTCCATGGACTTCCTGCCTGCTTAGGACTGGGGGTGACACAAGTCATGTCCACCCCTTGCCCACGGTTGGGATAGGGGGACATGCTCCCACATCCTCTGTGTTGCCCTTTCTGGGTGCTCAATGCAAAGCTGGACCAGGCAGAGAGGGGCTCCTCGGGGCAGAAAGGAAACCCCAGCATGGGGAAACCCCAGTGTGATGCTGATCCTGGCCCCAGTGCTCCTTGCCCCACGCCACCCCCAGCTCAAGCCAAGGgacagcagctccatccctgcaatTACAGCTTCCCATCAATGGCTGTTGGCAGAGGGGCTCTCAACAGCTCAGCACTGCTTGCCCCAGCCAGGGGCAGCCAAGGCAAAGCTGCTGGAGCCCAAGCAGGGCTGCATCACCTTTGGTAATGTCTAAATCCATGGGAGGCAAAAAGGAGTGGGAAGGTTTGAGTCACCCTGTGAGGTGCTGGGTCTCCACCAGGCCATGCTCAGGGCTGTCCTGCAGAAAGGGAACTGCTCCATGTGGCTCTGTTCCTCCCAGCAAGGGAGCCACATCCCTGTGGCTCAGCCCATGCCAGCCGTGGAGACAGCCTGGGCCAGGGTCCAGCTCTGGCATCATCCAGACCCCAATCACTTGCTCTTTTTCCAGGCCTCCAACATCCAGAAAGGTCACAGATCTGCTATAAAAGGAAGTCCTGGTGCAAAGTGGTCTCCATAGACCATAGACCAGGCAGTCAGGTTTCAATAAGCATCCCTCCAGTGCTCTAAATGACCCAAAATAAGTGCCAGACCCAAGGGATGCTCTGGAGATGACATGGTCACTACATCAAGCTTGGACTACAAAAACATCCTCCACTTGATCCCAAAGGAGCCTTCTGGTCCCATAGCCTCCACAGGGCTGAGCAAGATGGGCTGGAGGTGATGCCCACGCAGCCCCTTCaatgcctctgctctgcagcttggCTGGACTGGCCAGGAACAGCAGccaaggggctggagcagcacaaATCACACCCATATCCCATGCTAAGAGCCTTGGAAAGCAAGTGAGAGCTCTGACCCTTTGGCCTGGGACTGTGGGAGCTGAGCAGGGAGATTAAAGAAGCTTCAGTCCCTCTTCATCCTCTGTGCCCATCACACCCACGCAGCACAGtcccttaaagctcctccagctccaaccccagccacaggcagggaccccttccactggagcagctgctccaagcccctgtgtccaacctggccttgaacactgccagggatggggcagccacagcttctctgggcaccctgtgccagcgcctcagcaccctcacagggaacagcttctgcttaagagctcagctcagtctcccctcaggcaggttcaagccatttcCCTTGGCCTGTtcctacatcccttgtcccaagcccctctccaggttccctgcagcccctttaggcactggagctgctctcaggtctccccttctcttgtccaggctgccccagcccagctctctcagcctggctccagagcagagctgctccagccctcacagcatcatTAGGGTGTTACATTTTTTAGGGTGTTCCCACTAAAACCCTAAACATCAAACCCAAAATGTGCTGCCATTGCAAAAGCAATATTCACTGCTGAGTGCCTGGGTTTCACACCAGGAGGAAGGGAACCTTATAAATCAATTCATCTTTAACCACAGGGAGAGGCTGGTTGCTCAACCTCCCTGGGATGCTCTCAGGCCCTTCACCAGTAGCCATCAGCATAGCAACGGTCGCCATGGAAACCGCCTCCTCCATGGCGACGCATCCATGGCTGGTGCGGGGCTATGGGTGGTGTCCTCCAGTGCATCCATAGGATCCAGGTCTGGGGTCTATTCCCTACTGGGGGTCATGGGGAAGGAGGAACTGAATGACCTGATGGGGTGGGCAGCAGGGGGGGGAGGAAAGTTGCCTCCAAAACCACGGAGGAGGTCCTGGGGAGTGGTCCTTGTGGGGGGAGAAATCCCAACCTGATTCCCAGCATCCACTGCCTGTAAGACTTGCAGGGGGTCAGAGCATCACCCCACACCGCAGCAACCCTGGCTGAGGTGTTCTCTGACCCGGTCTGTGTGTGACTGAAGGCTGTGGATGTTCCTATAACTCTCCTGGCTGTGAGAAGCAGGAGTTTTCCCTGATGGAATCAGGAAGGACATAAAAAGAGCTGGAATTTGGTGGTTTCTAAGGCAGTTGGGATGCAGGCTTGGTTCATGTTCAGAGGTTAGGCAGGTGGTGATGGGGGACAAAGCGAGGTGGCCAGGTCCCTTTCCTGGCACATGTGTAAGGCTCATGGGCATTGTACATGGAGAGCAGAGTTGAGCAGTTCCAGAGGCAAAGCTTCCATATGCATCCTCCCACTGGTCCAGCTGCAGTCCCCAGCACCACACGTGAGGTCTGAGATGAAGAGGCTCCTGTTGTGGATAGACCTGGCATAGCAAGCTGGGGATGTAGGTGGTTTTATCCATCAGGATGGATGTCCATGGCCATCCAGAGGCCTCCAGCACAACAACAGGGCATGAGATGAGGCCAAGGCAGGGGAAAGGATGCATGTGGAAAGCATCAGCAGGGACGCAGGGACCAGCCCGCTCCACATCCCAACAAGTGggcaaagagaaggaaggtTGAACCAGTGTGAAGCCATCCTAGAGAACAGGGCAGGGATGTAAAGGCGAGCACAAGGACTGGCttgcatcccttccctccccaccccttgGTGTCAACCACAGGCGCTTGCCTCTGCACCCAATCCCCTGCCTACCCTGCTtgcaaaacaaagagcaaaaccagaaaggcaAAGTCCCAATgttctgtttgcatttcatcCCATTGAGACAGCTTTGGGAATCCCAGCCCCACTGGTCCCAGCAGCAGACCCACTGCCCTGCATGCTGCAAGGCCAAGAGGAGAGGACAAGGTGGGCAGGAGACTGGCTTTGGCCAGGATGGAGAGATGCAAACAGCAACGGGAATGCTGGGCTGTGTCATCCAAGAGAGATGCTGACTCTGGCCATGTTGGAGAGCTCGGAAGAACACAGCCAGGGTCAGTAATCCATCGGGGGCTGAAAACCTCTTTGTTCAGGAAAACCTGAGaccacagcacaggaaaagcatcgattatttctttgttattttcaaTTAATCACCCTTTGAAAGCTCTTTTTGGCTGTTTTAGATAGCAAACCTCGATAGCTCATCCCAACGTGTGATTTAGTGATACTATAAACAGTTGAAATAATATTCGCTTGCACATAAAGCTGGAATGAAAACATTGTTTCTGAGCCTGAAAAACTCCACAATTCTTTTCCCATtacagacagagaaaaaaatcactgaatttcCACTCTTGGATCCAAGGctcaagttaaaaataaaccagttgGAAAGCTGCTCCAGACGGCatctcagcagcacagggacctgCTGCTTTGGGAAAAGACCTCCATGTCCCAGCATGGTCAGCCCCAGCCAACGTTTTGCTCAGGGATTGATGCTGGAGGCCACCAAAGCTGCTTGAGATGGAGATGCCCATGGTAAAGGCTGGGCTAGGAGGCAGTTTGGGGTGCAGGATGCTGATGGAAAGCAGGGGGGGGGTGATGCTCACAGCCAACTGCTCACAGTGGTGTGAGCTCACAGAGGCAGCAGCCAGGTCGTTTGTGTAACTTCATTCTTCCTCTGATTAATGAAGCCCCTGCACAACAGCTGCCTAAACCCCAGCGCATTCGGATTTAATAAGCCCCTTATTTTATGCAAGTAAAACAATCATTAACATTTAGCAAGGAGCAGCAATTATTCTGGCTTTGTATCGATTCTCCACTGCCAACGCAGGCAGCGCTGCGAGGAGCCAGGTTGGGAGCAGCCTCATCCCAAAACCTGCCTTCGGACACATACACTTGTGTTAATCAGCACATCATGAACTGCCAGGCCTGGGCACCCTAACCCAggctcagctcttcctccttgGGATCGCCTGTCATTCTTTATCCCAGTTCTTCAATGGATTAGTGCCAGATCCTACCCATTACAGAGTAAATATCCCCGAGCCAGGGCTGGCATGAAAACCTCCCGACAAGGTGGATTGCTGCTAACACCTCATCTGCCTCCGGGGACAtggaggggaaaacaaaaccaagcacaaagcacaagtccccacctcctgctgcaTGTAAATCCCTGAGGAAGAGGCACAAAGGAGCCTCGCATCAGCTGGGATTGCATCAGGCAATGAGATGGCTTCTTGGGGTCCCCCCAAGCCCTAAGCACCCCTGGGATCACTGTGTTTGGTTCCTGCTGCATCCTCAGTGGGTGGAAGTGTGGCCCTTCTCCCCCCAGCTGTGGGTTTGGCCAGGGCTGATAGGGCACTTGGCTGGGAATGATGCTGTCAGCAGATGCAGGAGTGGAGCAGGAAGTTCCCCAAGCCTGGATGAGCCAGCACAGGGAAAAACCAAAGCCAGACCCCTGGAGAGGGGAGAGTCCCATGCCACAGCCTGAAGCACCATGATACCCACTCACTCACACCCCAAACCCACGGTGCCATCCATCCTTAtacttggagcatcctgctaACCTGGGGGGGAAACAGAGCCCACCTGCATGGGATGGAGCAGaaccaggccaggctggagggcagggatggTCTTGCCTtcacccccagctctgcctcctccacctcccacTGTGCCTGGGCAGGCTGATCCCTTTTCCACACCAAAGGATCCACATCACGCTCCAGACTCATTAATTCCCATTGGACTGCACATTGCCATGGCGATGCAGGCAGCCCAGGGAACACACAGCACGATGCCCACAGCCCCCCATCCATGGATGCTCATGGTGGTGGGCTCCATCCACCATTCCCTTCCCGTCGGGAgctgctgccatcagcaggaATTCCTCCCCATCATTACAGAATTGATTTAATTTGCTCTGCTCCATAATCCTATTGCAGCTTAACATGCAAAACTGTCTGGAGCTTTTCTCACCTTCCACAAAGGCTCCTTTCAGAGCTCCTCTTAGACTGGAGGATGAGGAGCTGTGGGGATACATAGGTGGGgatgtgctgggtgctgcaccTTGCTGGAGAGCAGCCTCCTCACTGAATTACTCTCCTAATTACACCTGAGAGGCTTTTGGTGGGGACCTGAACTATTTACTCCCCCTTTACACCTTCATCACCGTCCTGGCCATTGACCATCAAAGggtaaaggaaaatgaatgtcTGAAAATAGAAGATGAAAATGAGGTTATTTCAGCCTCATAAGGGGGTTCCTCCATTCCCAAGGACTGCCCTGTTCCTTTTGGGGGGTCACTGGAGAGTCAAAGGCCCCATCAGCCATGGCCACAGCTGAGCACGAGCCCTGCTGAGAGCTGGGGGGGCCGGGGGGTGTTGGCAACAGCTTGAGCTCCTCCGCACACCCAAATCCCCCCAGCCAGATGGTTGGGTTGATTACACCCTTCCCAGGTCACCCGAGGGCAACACCAGCTCCCAGCGAGGAGCCTCACATAGGAAAAGAgctttcctcccccttcccaccctATTTGCTGCCAGTGGGAGCCCATTCGCTTCCCTTCCTCACGCCCAGGGAAGGATGGATACAGCAGACAGAGGAAAGCCACCACCATGCCCCCGATGCCCCATGCAGTGTTTGTGCATCACCAGGTTCAGTTTCAATCCACAACAGGCAGAAAGGGTGGAATCAAAGAGGTGTGGGATGGTTGGATGCACAGAGCCTCGGACACTGGCTTCCTTGTTCTCCAGCAGCCACACTGCatggctggagcaggggaaacctaatccctgctccctccctgctcgGGTTTCTCAGCTCTCCCGTGTTAAAGCACcgaggaggcagcagcagcactaacAAAACACGATGGTGGCACCAGCCCTTGAGACAAGGATTTAATGCCCAGTGCATCACAAGCAAGGCTGGGATGGAGCAAGGTTTGCATGCGCTGCGCTCCCAACTATTCCATTTACTCCAAGCCCCTAAACCACAATAGACCCTGGCAAGGGGGGGGTAATCCTTGTCGAGACCATCCACAAGGACAAGACCCCAAGCAAAACCAGGAAGGGATGGGGCAAGAGCACATGGGTTAACGGAGGTACAGGGATAACACTGGGGACATCCGGTTCCTAGTGAGGTGCAGTGATTTCCTAGGACCAATGTGCCACTATCACTGTGGGAATGCACCTGATTTCGGGGGTGTGGAGAGAGTTAATCAACCAGCACTTGAAAGACTTGCAAACACCAAATGTTTCTTGCTTGACACTTAAGTAACTCCCATTTTTTAGCACCTTAAAAATAGATCAATGCATGATTAGATTCAGAGCGACCAGGTATTAGCACTGCAAAAGGCGTGTGAAACCCCAGCTCAGGCTCCTTGCAAACAGTGAGTGGTTCCCAGTGCACGTGGAAGAGCTTCTCAGCAGAGAGTAACCCAATTCCTGCTGTCTTGTCTCATCACTCAGCTCACCTATGAGCATTAGAGCAGGGTGGGCAGCTCACACTGGACTCCCTGCCCTTGCTGCCATGCCTAGAGGGGAGAGGTGATGCCACAAAGGCCAATAGCCATTCTGGGGCTGCATCCTGGCTCTATGCAGCCCCTCTGGGCAAGCAGCAACCATCCGATTCACTTCATTTCCCAGCTGCAAACCGAACCTCTCCCTCCAGAAGGGCTGAGGAGCAGGTTGATGTTTCCCACACGCAGCACATCACGCCTGGAGCAACTCAattgagggagaaaaaaggtaTTTCCTCTTTCTAATCCACACACAAAGAGCCCTCAACCTATATTTATCCACCCTGAACTTTATCTGCTGCAGTTACTCATCTGGAAATGTAATCAATCTCCCTTCCAACAGCACCAGCCCCTTCAGTTCAGTGCCTGCGTTCCCCTCCGCATCCAGAGGCGTTCAGCAATGAAACCTTGTGTGTAACAAAGACAATAAATACACAGCTTTGAAAGCACGACTTTGCCTGCACAGGAGAGCACCTGCATCTGTTCACTGCACTGCACTCTGCCTTGTGCAAAGGGAGGAGACATGGGCCCAAAGGACCCACTGGCTTCAGGAGCAATGGAACGGGCCGCAGCAATGGGATCACCCCAAACACAGGACGTGGTTCCCTGTAAGTCCCATCTGGAATAGCTTAGCCTCTGCACTGTGCACTGAAGGTAAGGTTTCCAAATGAAAGCTAATGCTCTGGACCTGCTGGAGATGAGAACCTTGACCTCAGTGGTGCCCATCTCTGGTTACTGGTCCTTGCCCAGGAAACACTGCAGGGCTCAGCTTACCAAGGTAATAAAAGAGCTGGAGGTTTCCAGCCTTATAAATGAGCAAAGCTCCTGCCAATGGACAAAACCACTTCGTGTTCTTGCTGTCCTTACACTGGGAATGGGGGATTTGAACGCTTTTTGTATGCAATGGGAAGCATTTCAAGGTATTCTGCCTGCATGTGATGGGTGGATGTATGAAAGGAGTTGTTcaagtatatatatacaccctGAGCCTCCTTGTTTCCTGCCCCCAGATGAAGTCCTCTGAATGCAATGTAACTAAACAAGCcttttccatgcagcctttccAGGGATGATTGTGGCTGATACAGTGAGTGGGACAGCAGCGTTTCAGCATCCCCATGGGGATGACAACCAGTGGCCTTAAGGCAACAGCTACCCAGCACCCCAGCACTTGTAAGAGCCCAAGGGCAACACCGTGCCAccagcagagaagagaggcTGGGTACTGGGTACCGTACCCATAGGTGCTGAGTGCTGTGCCCAGGGTGCACCAGCAAGGACAGACACCCAGCATCAATTCCCTTCTCTTTAGGAGAGGAAATGTGTTTGCCAAGGAAAGGAGATCTCCAGCAGCTGGAAGCTGATGTCCATCATGGATGGAGGAATCCTGGGAATGGCTGAAGGCAAATCCCTGGTGCCTACAGAGCAAAGCATCCCCAGCCTGGGCACCTCGAAGCATCCCACCTGCGGGGTCAGAGTGGGGTTGCAATGACCCAGGGGACAATCACTGTTGTGCACTTACAACAGGCCCATACTGGAGTGGGGACAGACCCCACAGCCCAGCTGGAGGCTCCTGCATCACCCCTCAAGAGGATTAGCAGAGCAGGAGCCATGCAAAGGGACCGCTCTTCATCCCATGGATACAGCAGCATCCTGGTGTGACACAGACCTCCCCGACTGTAACTTGTAGGGCCTGTATCCTCTCTGCCATTCAGGTGGGGAAACTGAGTCACAAAGCAACTGGGCAGCATCTCCCCTCAAGCTTAGGAGAGGATCAAGGAGTCCTGGCCCCCATCTCACACAACCTTGTCCTCAGGGGGTGTAAAAAGCCAAAGCCTCCAGTGTCTGGAGGTGATGGGGCGATAACCTGGTCCAGCAGCGTTCCCCATGCACTCACAGCACtgtccagccctgctgcagtgaTGGGGCTCCCCAGGAAGCAaataaaagggaggaaaaaccaccaggaaaaagctatttccagctctccagcctttttcttttcctttttttttcttttttatccagATCTAAAATTGATTAAAATAA
Proteins encoded:
- the SDC3 gene encoding syndecan-3; the encoded protein is MPAEDPAPAARGLRSPAVLLLLLVLSGRAALAQRWRNENYERPVDLEGSGDDDPFGDDELDDVYSGSGSGYFERESGLETAVSLPTDTSISLPPTAAVLPITMVQPVATPFEPFPAEDTTPEQTTSVQYIPRMTETPVIPSWKASTTSTTASIPPTTVTTTTTTASTTTTTTAATTTTTSTTTVATAKPTTIRRFLLPFVTKAATTRATTLETPTTSSLATSTATEVATKRLVPTSTAKPRSLPKPTTSRTAEPTDKSTALPSSPATLPPTEAPQMEPGEVTTAVDTEVEVPVSSGPSGDFEIREEEETTRPELGNEVMAVVTPPSGPGPGRNVEPGLMDNTIDSGNSAAQLPQKNILERKEVLIAVIVGGVVGALFAAFLVMLLIYRMKKKDEGSYTLEEPKQANVTYQKPDKQEEFYA